Genomic window (Aquimarina sp. BL5):
AGTCTCTCTTGTCCCTATTATACAATTTATTTTTGTTTCGTCCTGAATTCCATCGCACCAAAAAAAATAACAGTGCTATTCCTATAACAACTAATACTAATTGGGTTTCTTCAGAAAGTGTATCAAACATGATTTCTTCTTTTGTGGTAAAAGTAGTAAATAGTGGTGAGTATTTGAGTCTGTGAGTTAGTGAGTTGGAGAATGAATTGATGATTCGTTATATACTTCGATACTCCATTATTCAAATACTCAAATACTCACCACTATTTATTACATTTGTGCCGCTATGGAATTTTCTTCAAAGTTATTAGAAAACGCGGTATATGAGATGTCACAGTTGCCAGGTATTGGTAAGCGAACGGCATTGCGATTGGTATTACATCTATTGAGACAGCCAGAAACACAGACACAGCATTTAGTAAAAGCACTAGGCACTTTGAGAGAAGAGGTGAAGTTTTGCAAAAAATGTCATAGTATTAGTGATGTAGAAGTTTGCGATATTTGTAGTAATCCTAATAGAATTCAGGATATTATTTGTGTAGTGGAAGATATTAGAGATGTGATGGCGATAGAGAGTACAAGTCAATATCGAGGTTTATATCACGTCTTAGGAGGGAAAATAAGTCCAATGGATGGTATTGGACCTCATAATCTTAAAATCGATACACTGATAGAAAAGGTGAAATCTGGTGAAATAAAAGAGTTGATTTTTGCATTAAGCGCTACTATGGAAGGAGATACTACTAATTTTTATATATATAAACAATTAGAAGGAGTAGAGATAAAAGTAGCTACTATTGCCAGAGGAATTGGTGTAAATGACGAATTGGAGTATGCTGATGAGGTAACCTTAGGAAGAAGTATTATTAATAGAATTCCGTTTGAGAATGCCTTGAAGAATTCGTAATATGTATCACTCTTAAAACTTGATTTTCTGAAACTATCCGTCATCATTCTTAATTATAATGTACGTTACTTTTTAGAGCTATGTATTCTTAGTGTTCAGAAGGCTGTAGCTAACTTAGAAGCAGAAATTATCGTAATTGATAATAACTCACCTGATGATAGTTGCGCAATGGTTAGAGAACGTTTTCCTGATAGTATATTGATTGAAAATAAGGAGAATGTTGGTTTTGCTAAAGCTAATAATCAAGGAGTTGCTATGGCTAAAGGAGAGTATATCTGTATTCTAAACCCAGATACTGTAGTTGCAGAAGATACGTTTAGCAAGATTATTGAGGCATCAGAAAAGTTGATTCATATGGGAATGCTTGGTCCTAGACTAATCGACGGAACCGGTAATTTCTTACCAGAAAGTAAGCGTAATGTGCCGTCTCCGTTAACATCTTTTAAGAGATTATTTGGTATTAAGCTAGGCAAAGTGAAAAATTATTACTCAGATCATATTCCTATTCACGGGATAGGTAATGTTGATATTCTTGTAGGGGCTTTTATTTTGGTAAAAAAAGAGAATTACAAATCAGTAGGAGGTTTTGACGAAGACTATTTTATGTATGGAGAGGATATTGACCTCTCTTATAAAATGAAAAAGAAGGGATTAGAAAACTATTACATTGGTACGATATCTGTGATCCATTATAAAGGAGAGAGTACCGATCGTAATGCTGAGTATATCAAACGCTTTTATGGAGCAATGAGATTGTTTTATCAGAAACATTTTAAAAGCAACTGGCTCTTGGATTTTATTGTATCAGTTGGAATAAGACTTACATCTTTGATACAATCATTCAAAAATAATCATAAAGAAAAACGAGTGATTGATCAGTATTATCTGGTTTCGGGAAACGAAGAATTAAAACGGAGACTTACCGATGCTTTACAGAAAGAGGTACAATTTATTTCTTTAGAATCCGCAGAGAATTTGGGATATACTAATAACGAACTTATCTTTGACAATGAGTTGCTAAGCTTTAATGAGATCATTAGCTCAATGCAGCGATTAAAGAAATCGAATATGACCTTTAAGATCAGACCTGTAGGATGTAATTTTATATTGGGAAGTGATTTTAGTGATGGAAAAGGTGAGGTGATTACTTTTTAAAGAAACTTTAATAAAGAAAAATTAATTTAAGATCTTTACTTTTATTAATTTCGCAAAAAATATAACTAATAAATACCTTTGATTAAGAATATGGCAAAATTTGAGCTTAAACTTCCAAAGATGGGTGAAAGTGTTGCAGAAGCAACAATAACAACTTGGTTAAAAGAAGTTGGAGAAACTATCGAGATGGACGATGCAGTATTAGAAATTGCTACGGACAAGGTAGATAGTGAAGTTCCTTGTGAAGTAGAAGGTGTATTGGTCGAAAAACTTTTTGAAGTTGATGAT
Coding sequences:
- the recR gene encoding recombination mediator RecR gives rise to the protein MEFSSKLLENAVYEMSQLPGIGKRTALRLVLHLLRQPETQTQHLVKALGTLREEVKFCKKCHSISDVEVCDICSNPNRIQDIICVVEDIRDVMAIESTSQYRGLYHVLGGKISPMDGIGPHNLKIDTLIEKVKSGEIKELIFALSATMEGDTTNFYIYKQLEGVEIKVATIARGIGVNDELEYADEVTLGRSIINRIPFENALKNS
- a CDS encoding glycosyltransferase family 2 protein gives rise to the protein MLNYNVRYFLELCILSVQKAVANLEAEIIVIDNNSPDDSCAMVRERFPDSILIENKENVGFAKANNQGVAMAKGEYICILNPDTVVAEDTFSKIIEASEKLIHMGMLGPRLIDGTGNFLPESKRNVPSPLTSFKRLFGIKLGKVKNYYSDHIPIHGIGNVDILVGAFILVKKENYKSVGGFDEDYFMYGEDIDLSYKMKKKGLENYYIGTISVIHYKGESTDRNAEYIKRFYGAMRLFYQKHFKSNWLLDFIVSVGIRLTSLIQSFKNNHKEKRVIDQYYLVSGNEELKRRLTDALQKEVQFISLESAENLGYTNNELIFDNELLSFNEIISSMQRLKKSNMTFKIRPVGCNFILGSDFSDGKGEVITF